ccattaccaacaataacaatactgatcaaAAGTTTTTGTTTTCAGAAAAAAGACAGTAGCTTCACATATACCAGTATCCCTCTCATACAGCCAGGTTACATTCCTCAAAAACAGACCATAAGGAGATCAATCATACATAGATAGCATTATAATATGTGTTTGATGAGGTTACTTTTCTAACCAATCACATTCATCATATATGAGCCGTATCCCAATAAATTTGGAGGCACTTTAGTAATAATCGTCTTTACTGTAATAAAATTTTAAAGTGAGACAGTAACAAAAAtgtacaaaacaaatatatagaaactGTAAAACACTCCATTccgatataaacacaaacacaaagtgacatacacgcaaacaaaaaaataaacaatgccaCAATTAAACACTGTGTAGAGTAGTTATCATGATATCACATAACCAACCACTAACATCTCTCTCGCTAACTAAAGGTTTTTAGGGAAGAGAAAATTCAACACTGCATAATCGATCAACAATACATCTATTGACTCAATTGCAGGATAGGCCTgtaccaacaacaataaaggcAACAACTAAAATCTTTATCAAaagcaaaatcaaagaaaaacaatattgataaccttatataaaaataaatacataaaattcaACATACCCTCAATTTTTCCCTGAGCAGTTCCCGCTCCTTCTTCACCTTATCAAGGTCTGTCAAAGCTGCATCTCGAGCCTTTCTTATCTCTGAGATGAAGGCTTGCGTGGATGGGGGATACCTCTGGGTGGCAGCATCTTGGAGTCTGAACAAATATCACATAATCACAAAGAGATATACATTAAATACGTACTTAATGCCATTATCAATGTAAAATCTACAAATAATACTAAATTTAAAAAGTAAGTAACAAGCAATTTTCCacagagtctgtgtgtgtttaagaatgAGTATTAAGTAAAggacaaagaaattaataaaaatgactaCAAATTCAATGcctatatacattaaaaaaagatatatcatcTACATTTTAATCACTTAACAGATCAATCAAataaattttccttctttttctactcaCTTTTCAATGGCTGCATGAAGCTCCCTTGTGTGGTTGTCAATTTCATTCTTTTCCTGTTCAACTTCTCTCAGCTTTTCAGTAAGATTTCTTACCTGAAGTAAGAGAAATAAGGTGTTAACATGACTATAACTTGTTGATACTTATCCACTAGACACTGCTACTATCCTTGCAGACGTGTcaaagatgataaaaaacatataaatcaaaCTGGAAATGAAACTACAAGAACAAGGGACAAATTTACCTTCGCCTCCAAGTCCGCCTTGGCTATTACAACCCCTCGTTTCTCTGCCATTAATGATTCTATTTCTTGTTtctggaaagaagaaaataaataaaaactagaaGCAATTCTTCCAACCCTAacaccattattgttttaatccCATTCAATCTGATTCTAATAATGAATTAAGAAGCTGTATTCAGTGGAGTTAtattatatagctatatttatattcattccaGTCATATTCAGCTGAGTTTACAAAGAGTGGAAAAAAAGCTAACAATGGACTGAGGCACAGAAGGTGTTGTTATGGCCGCCTGAGCCATCCTGCGAGAGATTTCATTGTAGTGGTTTTTAAAGAAATCTCGTTCCTGTTGTAGGATGTCTCGCTCTCGTATAACATTACTGACATCTATTTCTTTAGTACCATCTCCCTGTAAAAGCAAGAAGTGGTTAATCTTTATCTTCAGGAAgaatattacaaaataattatTACACAGCATATCAAATTGCCTTTTTACGgtttacatatatcaatattccTATGAATAATACATTTCTTCATATTATTGGactaaaaacagaaaatatactgttataataaaaatgttgcATGTTCTCTTAAAAAATTGCAACAGTGTTTCCATGAGACTTGACACTAACAAAGGCTAcctatttctcattattttcaattCTACTAAAGCTATGGGACAAACAGATTTATACtttaaaacaaaaaggagaagaaaacagttCTTTGAAACAATCATAAAAATTAAACTTCCAAATTACCTGAGGGATTGGCTGAGCCAGACTAGCCTTTAAATTTTCATACTGCTGCTTGAAGAAATCTCTTTCTTGCTGGTAGATTGCCATCTCATTCCTAACAGCTGCTGAGTCGGCATCCACAGGAGGGGAAGTTTCCGCAGATCCCTGATGAAGAAGGATTGGTACTCACATAGTCCACTATTTCATGATTCCAATATTGTGTATATTAAATCTATGAACTTATCCTACACCCCTTATCTACTATAGACCATACCATGTATATTACAAGCTTCAGACATGTAATTTTGAACTGCATGTTTTAGTATTTTATCAATACAGTTCTCCTTCCAGTAGCAATACCATAATTTTCAGAAACCTCACAAGCATATCAGACTATTCCATGctttatgtagacacacatacacataatacaacAAAACCTGTCGAAGCTTTACACAAAGATACAAAACACTCACCCTGGCCATTGGTGGCCGGCCATCTGATGGAACTCCTGCTGCAGAGGGCATGCGGGACATCTGTGCATTGTACTGCTGGCGGAAGTATTCCATCTGCTGTTTGTAAAAATCTCGTTCTCGTCTAACTGCCTCTACATCCGCTGTAACcacagtagtagtgtagtagtaaagTGAAGTGCAAACATATGAGATTTCTTAATACACAAATTAAATTTCAACAATCAAAGCAAACAGCCTTAGTCTTCAGGGCAACTTACCTGCTCCTGGTACAGACTGAGGTCTGGGTGGAGGTGATCCAGAGGCAGGACTGCCTATGAGACCTGCTGATGGAGGGGCAATCCCTGGAGGACCCAATGGCATTGCCCCTGGTATCCCTGTTGGAACAGAACCTGCTGATACAGGAATTCCAGAGGGCCCAGATACAGGAGAGCTGCCTGATCTGCCAGACAATGGCGCTTGCTGTTGATTCCTCATTGACTGGTAGTGCATCTTGTAGAAATCCCTCTCTTGTTTCAAGACGTCTCTTTCATGACATATTCGTGCAAGCTCATTTTccttagagagagatatacacaaataattagCAGAAATCAAAGCCCTTTAATAACAGATGATCATTTACACAGTATTCTTTTCTACTACAAAATTGATACACTTACTCTTCAAGGAGTTTTTTTtaatgcataaacaaacaaattcactTACTGGAGACACAGGCTTTGATTTTCTTCCAATCTGCATTGGTGATGAGGGTGTTGATGTTGGCTTTGATTTAAGGATGTCTAGTAGCTGAAGAACTTGTTCACTATAGTACTCTCGTTCCCTCTCAGCCTGTCTCTTCTCATCTTGATTCTGGAAAAATTTATGAAAGTAATGCCAGTCTAAAAATATTTTTCTCAACTGTCAGTGAATACTTacactttttatttcatcttccttaatgactatttttttaataatacacAGAATAAGAATATGCACAGAAAACAATTTAAAACCAAAACTAGTAGTTTTTTTatggtgaaaaaataaaataaaagtaaatcatcCCTGCAAATCTTACCACATTGAGCTGTTCACTGAAGTAATTCCTCTCTAGCTGCAGCTGCTTAAGCTGAGCTTGTAGTTTAGACATGTCATCTGTCATGTACTCTCGAGATTGTTCCAAAGCTTGCTTTGTTCTCGATAGCTGTAATAATTATGTAGTTCTAAATGTTTAAAATTTAAATCTAAATATTGTTTTCACAAAGTCAGCATgcagaatgaaaaaataagaggagTAAACAAAGCAACATATATCAGAAATATTTAGTGTACGAGCTTATCTTATAagtaaagattattttttttgtattttcccacTTCTTTCTATGCAGCTTTCAAGTACAAAAGcaccaataacaaaaactaaaGTGAAGTATGAAACATATATTCACTAAAGGCTACAACAGACCTCCCCAGACTGGTCCTTAAAGAAGTCAAGCTCTTGTTCCAGCTGCATATGTTTAGTCTGGAGTTTCTGCATTTCTTCCTTGTAATAGTCCCTCTCTTGCTCCATCTCCTTGTTCTGGCCCTGCAGTTTCATCGTCTCACTGGTGTAGAAGGACTTCCCTTGCTCTGCAGTGTCCTTCTCCTCTGTCAACTCTGCAATCTTCTTACGAAGGGTCTCTCCTTCGTCTGTCAGGCGAAGCTTTTCAGTTTCAGCTTCTTGTACTGTTTGGGAGGAATGTTACTTTAGTCATAAAAATATTCTGTCAGTAATTTGATGATGCACAAAGATGCCATCAATTTTGGACAAAATATTAAGACTTGAAACTACACTCCTTTTCCATACTTTTTAAAATGACTTAAAAAATTACAAGACCTGAAAAACAAACATCAGAATAAGTATCAAATATACACATCCACAATACTACAACATTAATACTAAAGACTCAGTTCACATTTGATTCCACAGTAACTCACAGGACACTGTTAGATGATTTATCTTATCCACCAgtgtctttttctcctcctgtcCTTTTCGCAAGAGGTCCTCCATACGCCTGTTTTCATCTAACATTGGTACCCGTTCTGTCACTAAGCGTGTGTGATCATGAGTGAGGCGTGAGTGGTCATGACGCACATGAATCAGCTCCTTGTAGAGCCTGTCACGTTCATCCCTCATGATGTGGAACAGACGGTGTTGCTCGGCAAGGTCTGATTCACAGTTCATAAGTTTAGACTGCAAGGAGAATGAAGTTTGTTGACTTACTTAACTCTCCTAAGtgctaaaattaaaaataaatttttcaaCAATGACACAAAACTTCAGAAAATTATCCGAAAGATAAGTCCAATAAAAATTTACTATAACAACtccacacatatattttcaaaaatattaataactgaaataaaatagataaaaataaacacaagattAACGAAATGGCACTATTCACCTTTGTGCGTTGCAGcttttgtgtgagtgtttctgcCGTGTTGAGAACGTCTTCCTCCAAGAGGCGATTGGTCTTCTCAACATCATGGAGTTCCTTGGTGAGGTCTGTGTTCTCGTCAGCCAATTCTACAGCTCGGTTCATGGCTTCATGCGTATCTCCAAGAATATCTGGTGATATAAATTGAACTcttaaaaatatttcaaaattatgTTGAGCACAGAAAAAGCAAAATCTTCAAATGTTTaaaatgtattataaaaaaaaaaaaaaaacacacaaaaccctattaatgaataatataacAGGTATGTCACATAATTGACTTTTCAAATATTTTAGCCTTACTTTTCAGCTTATTCTCCAGTTGTATGTTCGTCTTGGTAAGGAGATCATTGTGAAGCTGTAGCTGGTGGAGGTGCTCATGAGCAGCATGGATGCGGTTGTCCTCAAGCACAGCTGCTACTGTCCGTCCTCCCTCCAACAAACCCTGGAGCCTTGCGATCTCTGATTCTCTGGATGCAACCTAAAGGGAGGGTCTTTTCATTAAACCCAAGCTGATGGTGTTTCTTAATGGTAGCGTTTAAAAATTATACTATTCATTTCTATGCAGATAACATATTCAGACTATATGGACTATAATTGTACAGAATACATATTTACTGTACATAAATCTTAGTGTTTCATGTAATGCacatttgtaataatattttGCAGAGATTTCACAATAAAGCTATTAAAGAGAATTATTTTTATGTCAAGTAAGTTTTATTCTCTAAAACAAAATCTCAATGAAGTTAGCTGAAGTTTGGTAAAGTGCCTGCAAGTCAAATTTCAGTTAATAATTTCTCTATGATGTTAAGAACTAATTCCTCTATATTATCTTGTTTATTGGACTTACAAATCAGGTTTCATTTCCTGGATTCATAATCAAGTAAAGAGATAATTCTTCagaatcattcttattaccactcACTTGTTTCCTGAGAGTGGAGCATTGGTTTTCATACTCCTTAGCCTGTCGCTGACTGCGTTCTGCTTCTTGCTGTAGGTCAAGGAGCTTTTGGTCTGTCATGCGCAAAAGATCAGCAAGGTAGGCATCATTGTTGTTCTGCTGACGACCTGCACCAGCAGCACACCCGCACCTGTTCACATACATCATAACAGAATATGTTTCCCAGTAAACGTGAAGCATCCACACAAATATCTTATGAGAAAACCTGTTTAGTTTTTGCTGCACTCATGATCCTCACTTAATTATTCACAGCTAAGATGCCCTGTGATGCAGCTTGTTCTGCTGATGAGTTCTAATGAGAATAGTGATGAGGACTGTAATGgattttcttcttatattctctttcttttttaatctatgCCTCATGCCTTTAGATAATTTTCTTCCTACTTCCTGAACTCCCTGGTAATTTACAAAAATCAACTTAAGGGAAGGAAGTTGAGGttttaaaacaaggaaaaaagctAAGCAATGTTTAGCAATatgatggtgaaaaaaaaaaatctacatatacTTGACCACTAGAAGAAAACTCTACGAACTAATGATGTTCAATAGAATAGATCAACATAAGCAAATGATTCCCTTCCTAACACCAATGATTTTTTCTTGAAATATGTTCTGAATCAAATAATTACTACTTATACAATTTTTAGCcattaataaaactgaaaaagcTAACAAACCTTGTGATGTAATGTACTAAACTAAACAATCTTACTATTTaaacaatattaaatatatttatctccaaagataaaaagaagtgtATGACTCTTTCCTGCAGGATTTAGACtaaacaaattgtaaataaaacaccGAAgtcacaaacaagaaaacacgcgAATATTCCAAAAGCCCTTCCGCTGTACTGCTTCTTCAGGCTACGAAGAAGCAATACAGGAAAAAGGCTTTCGGCACATCCgtacattttcttgttcttccttttttgttattttatcaaccACACGACTTACTTTGAACACTTGTTACAGGAAGACATGTTGTTCTCTGGAAGATGAGATGTGATTTCAAGGCGCTGACGCTGAAAAGGTACAGGCTTTCTGCGACCACCTGCCAGGGAAGAATTTTGCTGTTGGGATTACCAATTCTTCTCCTACACCCTTTTTCATTTGccaattgttgtttttgtatcaCAGCCTCATTGGGTTTCTTTCTctaatctatttcttttttctctttctctttccatctttcttattttctttcttactttctttctttctttctttctttctttctttctttctttctttctttctctgtctgtctgtctgtctgtctgtctgtctgtctgtctgtctgtctgtctgtctatctgtctgtctgtctgtctatctgtctgtctgcctgtctatctgtctgtctgtctgtctctcacctacctacctacctatctatctacctatatacctatctatctacctaactacctacctacctacctacctatcaatctacctatctatctaactaccccccaccctccctccttccttccctcccatcctcctcccactctcctacctccctcatccctcttttgctcccaccccccctcccttcctcccttcctctctcctcccctccttccctccctccctcccttcctctatctcttcctccttaaataatcatacttcccttttccttcattctcttcttatacaaaaaaacacacacacatgcacacacaataagttacacacaaacaaacaaacaccaaacccATTTCACcttatctccatttccttccaATTTCACCAACAACGTCTACTTAATTGGTCCCTGGCCCATGGACACCCCACCCATAAAATTTCATCACAATCCGTCTGTAACACCCACTGAATTTAATCACACACAATCTgcctgaaacttttttttttaatcctgctaacaatcaaacaaacaaacagagtaaCAAACACCAATGAAAACATAACCCACACGAAAAtcacaaataaatatagaataaCAAGAAAccgatgaatacaaaaaaaaacacgaaaaaaacgacataggagagacagagagacagagaactccTGACCTGGGGTACTGATGACAGCCTGGAGGTTCTTCTCCTGCAGCTGAAGGATCCTGTCGCTCTTCCTCCTTGACTCGGCCTCCAGGACCTCGATCTGCCTCTGGTACTCCCCGGCCAAGAACCGCAGATCACGGTTCTCCTTCTCTAGCTTCTGCAGGGCATTCTGCAGCTCTGTTGGCATCGTTGCTGTTAAGTCTCGTTATTCTAACATTTTAATTTAATGCATTAGCCAATAATGGCCtttgctgttgacgcggcagataattttagacGATCAATCATCATTCGTTACATTTATCATCACTGCTTacttttactgctattattattatgctcaagTTGAATGACTGATATGCTCTCTGTTTAGCTAAAGATGACAGAGTATTTGATATCACTTTCTGCCCACCAATTTAACAACGTCTTTGACAAAAACTCGTCACTTccagtccccccaccccccaccctccctcacacccacgcccacccacgcccacccccaaccacccccagCCTCCATACCTTTGCTGTGCTTCTCGTTATGTTCCCTGAGTGCAATGTTCTCCATGTGCAAGGCGTTGAGCTGGGTCAGGAGCCTCCCGTTCTCCTCCCGGTATGGAGCCACGCTGGCTGACACCTCCTCACATGtctggaaagagagacaaacgaaGGGACGATCAGTCAAGATAGGTCATGCGCCGCGCTGGAAAATGGCTATTACAACCATTAAGTTATTATCTCGTTCATCAGCGAGGGGCCGTTAGCCTTGCCTGTCACACGCCTGCTACAGGATAAAGGATTCGCCAATCCAATCCTACTTTTTATTTAACCTTATACACCCACAAAAGTGAAAGAATACACTGTAGTATGACTCCCGCAAACTCCTGAACGATTCTTGCCAACGTTCGCTCCGCCGCCAAGCAAAATCAATCTCATCAAACATTTACATCAAAATTGCATAGAAAACGGTCCCAAGCCGCGACATAATATCATCATTCTCTATCGCAAGTTCCCATCAACTCCGTATCGAGGTAGAAGTCTATATTCATCTtcgccattatcatctttatcattatcattatcatttatttactaatatcattatgatttttataattatcatcgctgttattgctattaacattattcttactattatcattattgttatcacacagtcataattatcatcattatcaatatgattttcatctttataattattaccgaTATATGCCATAAACCTGgttaaaagattttcaaataaatcgtaaaatacagcaaaaaaaaaaaaatatttaaaagtgacaaaaatggtacttgataaagaaagaagaaaaaatgcataaatgaatgaTGCGTATCCTAACACAAACATGCAAAACATAAATATCTActgaccaaaaaaaagaaaaaaagaaaaaaaagaaaattggacaAAAATGTATGATCACGTCAGTCGTACATCTTGTAAAATTACCCCTTACTATTCATGTCTTCTTAACATTTAGCATGTCCTTATAACAAGCATACAGAAACCCATCAAATGCTAAATTCGTGGTCATACTAATGCAGAGGCAGACATGATATTATGCTAATCAAACTCAATTATTATTTCAACATCCCGTAAATTATATAACTGTTTGGTCCCCCTAAAATTTACGTCAGACACTAGAATTACTTCTGCAAACAAAtccaaaataatcatgatataaaaaatatatatattatggcatgtgtgtgtatgtgcgtccgtccgtccttttacttaataataataataaaaataatgatgatgatgatgataacaacactagcgaaatttataatactaatactaatcctaataataataataataataataataataataataataataataatatcaataataataataatgatagcaataataataataataaaacaatgataccaatataacaacaataataacaacaaacctttctaaaattaaaaatattttttttaagatactaGCTTGTTATTACACAAAGCAGTTTTGTTTCATTTGGGTTAACTGCCGCTTAATCCATCATGATATaactactgataataaaattaaaagaatgatAGCGAGTGACAGCGAGATGAGCAAAGGTCTTTGGGTCAGAGAaacaaggggaaaggaaagtgaatgagtgaaagagaagaagtgtagatagaggggagaggaggtagagaagggagaggagagagagaggagagagagagagagagagagagagagagagaggggggggggagagggagggagggagagagaaagaaaaaaacagaaataaagaaagaccaaAACGTTTTCTATTCACCaatagatagggggagggggagggaaggagagagagagagaggggggggggagggagggagggagggagggagagagagaaagaaaaaaacagaaataaagaaagaccaaAACGTTTTCTATTCACCAATATCCAAATGCAGAAACCGCAAAACCCTCGCGTGACGTAAGatttcacgtattttttttttctctctctctccctctccctccctcgttctcgctctcgctctcgctctctctctcgctctctctctcgcgctctctctctcgcgctctctctctctcgcgctctctctctctcgcgctctctctctctctctctctctctctctctctctctctctctctctctctctctctctctctctctctctctctctctctctctctctctctctctctcactcactctctctctctctctctcgttcgctcgctctctcactctcactcactctctctctctctctctctctctctctctctctctctctctctctctctctctctctctctctctctctctctctctctctctctctctctctatctctctctctctctctctctctctctctctctctctctctctctctctctctctctctctctctctctctctctctctctctctctctctcgctctctctctctctcgctctctctctctctctctcgctctctctctctctctctctctctctctctctctctctctctctctctctctctctctctctctctctctctctctcgctctctctctctctcgctctctctctcgctctctctctctctcgctctctctcgctctcgctctctctcgctctcgctctcgctctcgctctctctcgtctcgctctcgctctctctcgctctcgctctctctcgctctcgctctctctcgctctcgctctctctcgctctcgctctctctcgctctctctctctctcgttctctctctctctcgttctctctctctctcgttttcctctctctctcgttctctccctccctctccctctccctctccctctcccactccctctccctctcccactccctctcctcccctttccctctccctctcc
The nucleotide sequence above comes from Penaeus chinensis breed Huanghai No. 1 chromosome 3, ASM1920278v2, whole genome shotgun sequence. Encoded proteins:
- the LOC125045320 gene encoding centrosomal protein of 135 kDa-like, whose protein sequence is MAGGSDVLQEVRITLDDLGYREPLPPHGLPLVHHLLDDLVSATAELKDAREKLNQCRKTCEEVSASVAPYREENGRLLTQLNALHMENIALREHNEKHSKELQNALQKLEKENRDLRFLAGEYQRQIEVLEAESRRKSDRILQLQEKNLQAVISTPGGRRKPVPFQRQRLEITSHLPENNMSSCNKCSKCGCAAGAGRQQNNNDAYLADLLRMTDQKLLDLQQEAERSQRQAKEYENQCSTLRKQVASRESEIARLQGLLEGGRTVAAVLEDNRIHAAHEHLHQLQLHNDLLTKTNIQLENKLKNILGDTHEAMNRAVELADENTDLTKELHDVEKTNRLLEEDVLNTAETLTQKLQRTKSKLMNCESDLAEQHRLFHIMRDERDRLYKELIHVRHDHSRLTHDHTRLVTERVPMLDENRRMEDLLRKGQEEKKTLVDKINHLTVSLQEAETEKLRLTDEGETLRKKIAELTEEKDTAEQGKSFYTSETMKLQGQNKEMEQERDYYKEEMQKLQTKHMQLEQELDFFKDQSGELSRTKQALEQSREYMTDDMSKLQAQLKQLQLERNYFSEQLNVNQDEKRQAEREREYYSEQVLQLLDILKSKPTSTPSSPMQIGRKSKPVSPENELARICHERDVLKQERDFYKMHYQSMRNQQQAPLSGRSGSSPVSGPSGIPVSAGSVPTGIPGAMPLGPPGIAPPSAGLIGSPASGSPPPRPQSVPGAADVEAVRRERDFYKQQMEYFRQQYNAQMSRMPSAAGVPSDGRPPMARGSAETSPPVDADSAAVRNEMAIYQQERDFFKQQYENLKASLAQPIPQGDGTKEIDVSNVIRERDILQQERDFFKNHYNEISRRMAQAAITTPSVPQSIKQEIESLMAEKRGVVIAKADLEAKVRNLTEKLREVEQEKNEIDNHTRELHAAIEKLQDAATQRYPPSTQAFISEIRKARDAALTDLDKVKKERELLREKLRSATTSQMREKATLEEEASNLRHQTEEGGRVATELHQRLQSQGSLIASLQDQVQALQDALQQANNELGLQGKQSDDMKKLLERKVGEIGNTEHQLEFRLSQLSAAENRVSDLETELDRVTKELALARADGAALRGNVSRLDHDKDLLTTELDTKTEQVLHLREELRKKEATIAQMEGNITKLEGKLDAAMSAVAAEERKFESEERRCGRLEQDLATVTLQRDGANQEIIRLQKEIAGLTQSYKSLREELEKCQISKDNFKKKAQEYCRTLEELTHILSSKDSEQSSLKKQYLNLNEAVSSLKSLNQSLEENINSREKEMTKMEAMMAKFKEEREEIISQMMEASQKCDQLEEACKKLEEDKYNIEKDLINTRDLAQKLDMKRGQAEGEVARLSTSLEKVMSQKRSLEQRLEGISSQLNSERTTVRSMEEVLNDKRRSEWSLEANNKQLEVEKGQLQRRISELQAQLEDEMSEGKRFRMRTTQLESDLERLRRDLTDERFEREKASQELRRVQRFQNINRALDALGTTPSPPGTKEGSRPPVKVLPPDPHPTPVSSSLPSRADSPPAAESQGAAHLERRRSFSKAHASHLHSSSSDTGLERSQAVSSSSDSHKEPWRLAFGSTSSQLSRRATSQESIHPSPITYRRATEDSPLTRVGSTGRLATSSISSQAGATLTTSRDRDLDSRESIPSVRPKDPSSRLSKQATSGGESDSWG